A section of the Paralichthys olivaceus isolate ysfri-2021 chromosome 14, ASM2471397v2, whole genome shotgun sequence genome encodes:
- the tjap1 gene encoding tight junction-associated protein 1 isoform X3 has translation MTSSAPARKPYRKAPPQHRETRHAMPVAPTPPAPQPDINQEALTDADRIRILQQQNEDLRHRLSLSTHKMEAMEAEFDGNRHYMEAELSRTRDDLDKMRDKFRRLQNSYTASQRANQDLEEKLHALAAVSQTWVHALRKVERDKKTMDQEIVELTNKLLDAKNTIDRLEELNERYRHDCNLAVQLLKCNKSHFRNHKFADLPSELQDMLNKHMKTLSGGASGPQDPDTLSLTPADVVPTSVIARVLEKPEPLVLNSAQSSSCGRPVAEDVFVHVDMTGPAGAEGRGRDNGAAQEALQQNGSCRSQSSLDGLLGDEDGGGAPSFEKLNPYPVPPPPHPLYPGRKVIEFSSDDKVKIPKNSPLPNCTYATRQAISLSLVQNDDERLSPGSPVPSSSLTGGGGANQQTPPSQRDVASEPLSSQSSPFSSPPQALSVMASSGSSEEDLLSNWQRMFVEKMAPTCDNSLVHRTSFSSQMAKELQRRRQVGGGGASFDHHRTAYSDGEEGSSARSWTPSRGSSLDTDTDTEPRPGRRGLYGGGGSVEEGERLLMNLEDDGGSGDTPVTVASSPVNVHRKELEEEEESSAEERDVLPHDLPVISPHVLEYDPTLPSTGPSHRPQKSPKRMGVHHLHRKDSLTRAQEQGTLLD, from the exons ATGACGAGCTCAGCCCCTGCCAGGAAGCCGTATCGTAAGGCTCCACCACAGCACCGCGAGACCCGCCATGCCATGCCCGTAGCTCCAACCCCACCTGCGCCGCAGCCCGACATCAATCAG gagGCGTTAACAGACGCTGACAGGATAAG AATCCTCCAACAGCAGAACGAGGACCTGCGGCACCGCCTTTCTCTCTCCACCCACAAAATGGAGGCCATGGAGGCAGAGTTTGATGGCAACCGTCATTACATGGAGGCGGAGCTTAGCCGGACCAGAGATGACTTGGATAAGATGAGGGACAAGTTCCGCAG ACTCCAGAACAGCTACACAGCGTCTCAGAGAGCCAATCAGGatctggaagagaagcttcaCGCTCTG gCTGCTGTCAGTCAGACATGGGTTCATGCA CTACGGAAGGTGGAGAGGGACAAAAAGACGATGGACCAGGAGATTGTGGAGCTCACCAACAAACTGCTAGACGCCAAGAACACAATTGACCGACTGGAGGAGCTCAAC gaGCGATATCGACACGACTGTAATTTGGCCGTTCAGCTGCTCAAGTGCAACAAGTCACATTTCAGGAACCACAAGTTCGCAGAT ctgCCCTCCGAGCTTCAGGACATgttgaacaaacacatgaagactCTGTCGGGGGGGGCCTCGGGCCCTCAGGACCCGGACACGCTCAGTTTGACGCCTGCTGACGTTGTGCCGACCTCCGTCATCGCCCGGGTCCTGGAGAAACCAGAGCCACTAGTCCTGAATTCTGCCCAATCCAGCAGCTGCGGGCGACCTGTTGCTGAAGACGTCTTTGTGCACGTGGACATGACGGGCCCCGCTGGGGCCGAGGGACGGGGCCGGGACAACGGCGCTGCTCAGGAAGCGCTGCAGCAGAACGGGTCTTGTCGCAGTCAGAGCAGTCTGGATGGGCTGTTGGGGGACGAGGATGGAGGCGGGGCTCCGTCTTTCGAGAAGCTGAACCCATACCCGGTGCcgccacccccccaccccctgtaCCCCGGCCGCAAGGTCATCGAGTTCTCGTCCGACGATAAAGTGAAGATCCCCAAAAACTCGCCACTTCCCAACTGTACCTACGCCACACGGCAGGCCATCTCCCTGAGCCTAGTCCAAAATGATGATGAGCGTTTGTCCCCTGGCAGCCCCGTCCCCTCCTCATCCTTGACTGGGGGGGGCGGAGCAAACCAGCAAACACCACCTTCACAGCGGGATGTCGCCAGTGAGCCTTTATCCAGCCAGTCCAGCCCCTTCAGCAGCCCACCACAG GCGCTTAGCGTGATGGCAAGCTCTGGCAGTTCGGAGGAAGATCTTCTGTCCAACTGGCAGCGGATGTTTGTGGAGAAGATGGCGCCGACGTGCGACAACTCTCTGGTCCATCGCACGTCGTTCAGCAGTCAGATGGCTAAGGAGttgcagaggaggaggcaggtgggagggggtggggccTCCTTTGACCATCACAGGACGGCATACTCAGATGGCGAGGAGGGATCATCGGCAAGGAGCTGGACGCCAAGCCGTGGATCCAGCCTTGACACCGACACTGATACTGAGCCGCGACCTGGAAGGAGGGGACTGTATGGGGGGGGCGGCtcggtggaggagggagagaggctgCTGATGAACCTGGAGGATGACGGTGGTAGCGGGGACACGCCGGTCACAGTAGCATCCAGCCCCGTCAATGTCCACAGGAAAGAgctagaggaggaggaggagagctcgGCTGAGGAGAGAGACGTCCTCCCCCACGACCTGCCTGTCATCTCGCCCCACGTTTTGGAGTATGACCCCACCCTTCCCAGCACCGGTCCCTCACACCGGCCTCAGAAGAGTCCGAAGAGGATGGGCGTCCACCACCTGCACCGCAAAGACAGCCTGACTCGAGCCCAGGAGCAAGGCACGCTGCTGGATTGa
- the tjap1 gene encoding tight junction-associated protein 1 isoform X2: MTSSAPARKPYRKAPPQHRETRHAMPVAPTPPAPQPDINQVKLHAINTLPPPFKHRTHFTAAAKWPWSAGPLHSVPTSPLPFSDSEPEVSSLSSLELSIPSPSLLRSHTCLPNRIRTTAMGVTASDRHPTSPHCTSSPYQNLSPLNMSGLCQTSSLHNVFNNQSFPTHRSPAWKQTPTSGARRDNHGRIQTQTFVPPKGILKQPASLDVKHTYNIIRKSKSVELLDDSHVQGGAVCHQPTRSLDRAEQRMSALRRSSAPPLPSTTDWTWKMQILEEKVRFSNFLDEITCQVLSPAHLTLLGRSPCVEPVSPAPQLRHQNHRPAHRKQRPGGSSIDRTRRWDDWVTALQRPSCWYLQPLQREGAGQETPQQQCDITEEAGPKEEVLVANRGIKMKVQENKHRHPFYNLSLLSRIKEALTDADRIRILQQQNEDLRHRLSLSTHKMEAMEAEFDGNRHYMEAELSRTRDDLDKMRDKFRRLQNSYTASQRANQDLEEKLHALLRKVERDKKTMDQEIVELTNKLLDAKNTIDRLEELNERYRHDCNLAVQLLKCNKSHFRNHKFADLPSELQDMLNKHMKTLSGGASGPQDPDTLSLTPADVVPTSVIARVLEKPEPLVLNSAQSSSCGRPVAEDVFVHVDMTGPAGAEGRGRDNGAAQEALQQNGSCRSQSSLDGLLGDEDGGGAPSFEKLNPYPVPPPPHPLYPGRKVIEFSSDDKVKIPKNSPLPNCTYATRQAISLSLVQNDDERLSPGSPVPSSSLTGGGGANQQTPPSQRDVASEPLSSQSSPFSSPPQALSVMASSGSSEEDLLSNWQRMFVEKMAPTCDNSLVHRTSFSSQMAKELQRRRQVGGGGASFDHHRTAYSDGEEGSSARSWTPSRGSSLDTDTDTEPRPGRRGLYGGGGSVEEGERLLMNLEDDGGSGDTPVTVASSPVNVHRKELEEEEESSAEERDVLPHDLPVISPHVLEYDPTLPSTGPSHRPQKSPKRMGVHHLHRKDSLTRAQEQGTLLD, from the exons ATGACGAGCTCAGCCCCTGCCAGGAAGCCGTATCGTAAGGCTCCACCACAGCACCGCGAGACCCGCCATGCCATGCCCGTAGCTCCAACCCCACCTGCGCCGCAGCCCGACATCAATCAGGTAAAGCTACACGCTATAAACACACTCCCACCCCCTTTTAAGCACCGTACCCactttactgctgctgctaaatgGCCATGGAGCGCTGGGCCTCTGCACAGTGTCCCGACATCACCGCTCCCATTCTCGGACAGCGAGCCGGAAGTCTCTAGTTTGTCTAGTCTGGAGCTCTCCATACCATCACCATCGCTCCTCAGAAGCCACACCTGCCTCCCCAACAGGATCAGAACCACAGCGATGGGTGTTACGGCATCTGACCGGCATCCAACAAGTCCTCACTGCACGTCAAGCCCCTACCAAAACTTGAGTCCTCTTAACATGTCGGGCCTGTGCCAAACCTCCAGTCTTCACAATGTCTTCAACAACCAGAGTTTTCCAACACATCGAAGCCCTGCCTGGAAACAAACCCCCACCAGTGGCGCCAGAAGAGACAATCACGGTCGAATCCAGACACAGACTTTTGTCCCTCCGAAGGGCATCTTGAAGCAGCCGGCCTCTCTTGACGTGAAACACACCTACAATATCATCAGGAAATCAAAGTCAGTGGAGCTCCTGGATGACAGTCATGTGCAGGGCGGTGCTGTCTGCCACCAGCCAACGCGTTCACTGGACCGTGCAGAACAGCGGATGTCAGCCCTACGGCGTTCCTCGGCCCCGCCCTTGCCATCTACGACCGACTGGACTTGGAAGATGCAGATTTTGGAGGAAAAAGTTCGCTTCTCCAACTTTCTGGATGAAATCACTTGTCAAGTCCTGAGCCCCGCCCACCTCACCCTGCTGGGTAGGTCGCCCTGCGTAGAGCCAGTTAGCCCCGCTCCTCAGCTCAGACATCAAAACCACCGCCCTGCCCACAGGAAACAGCGGCCAGGGGGTTCATCCATTGACCGCACGAGGCGCTGGGATGACTGGGTGACGGCGCTGCAGCGTCCCAGTTGCTGGTACCTACAGCCCCTGCAGAGGGAGGGGGCAGGGCAGGAGACcccacagcagcagtgtgacatcacagaggagGCGGGGCCTAAGGAAGAAGTGTTGGTCGCGAATAgaggaataaaaatgaaagttcaggaaaacaaacatagaCATCCTTTCTATAATCTGTCACTGCTGTCCCGCATCAAG gagGCGTTAACAGACGCTGACAGGATAAG AATCCTCCAACAGCAGAACGAGGACCTGCGGCACCGCCTTTCTCTCTCCACCCACAAAATGGAGGCCATGGAGGCAGAGTTTGATGGCAACCGTCATTACATGGAGGCGGAGCTTAGCCGGACCAGAGATGACTTGGATAAGATGAGGGACAAGTTCCGCAG ACTCCAGAACAGCTACACAGCGTCTCAGAGAGCCAATCAGGatctggaagagaagcttcaCGCTCTG CTACGGAAGGTGGAGAGGGACAAAAAGACGATGGACCAGGAGATTGTGGAGCTCACCAACAAACTGCTAGACGCCAAGAACACAATTGACCGACTGGAGGAGCTCAAC gaGCGATATCGACACGACTGTAATTTGGCCGTTCAGCTGCTCAAGTGCAACAAGTCACATTTCAGGAACCACAAGTTCGCAGAT ctgCCCTCCGAGCTTCAGGACATgttgaacaaacacatgaagactCTGTCGGGGGGGGCCTCGGGCCCTCAGGACCCGGACACGCTCAGTTTGACGCCTGCTGACGTTGTGCCGACCTCCGTCATCGCCCGGGTCCTGGAGAAACCAGAGCCACTAGTCCTGAATTCTGCCCAATCCAGCAGCTGCGGGCGACCTGTTGCTGAAGACGTCTTTGTGCACGTGGACATGACGGGCCCCGCTGGGGCCGAGGGACGGGGCCGGGACAACGGCGCTGCTCAGGAAGCGCTGCAGCAGAACGGGTCTTGTCGCAGTCAGAGCAGTCTGGATGGGCTGTTGGGGGACGAGGATGGAGGCGGGGCTCCGTCTTTCGAGAAGCTGAACCCATACCCGGTGCcgccacccccccaccccctgtaCCCCGGCCGCAAGGTCATCGAGTTCTCGTCCGACGATAAAGTGAAGATCCCCAAAAACTCGCCACTTCCCAACTGTACCTACGCCACACGGCAGGCCATCTCCCTGAGCCTAGTCCAAAATGATGATGAGCGTTTGTCCCCTGGCAGCCCCGTCCCCTCCTCATCCTTGACTGGGGGGGGCGGAGCAAACCAGCAAACACCACCTTCACAGCGGGATGTCGCCAGTGAGCCTTTATCCAGCCAGTCCAGCCCCTTCAGCAGCCCACCACAG GCGCTTAGCGTGATGGCAAGCTCTGGCAGTTCGGAGGAAGATCTTCTGTCCAACTGGCAGCGGATGTTTGTGGAGAAGATGGCGCCGACGTGCGACAACTCTCTGGTCCATCGCACGTCGTTCAGCAGTCAGATGGCTAAGGAGttgcagaggaggaggcaggtgggagggggtggggccTCCTTTGACCATCACAGGACGGCATACTCAGATGGCGAGGAGGGATCATCGGCAAGGAGCTGGACGCCAAGCCGTGGATCCAGCCTTGACACCGACACTGATACTGAGCCGCGACCTGGAAGGAGGGGACTGTATGGGGGGGGCGGCtcggtggaggagggagagaggctgCTGATGAACCTGGAGGATGACGGTGGTAGCGGGGACACGCCGGTCACAGTAGCATCCAGCCCCGTCAATGTCCACAGGAAAGAgctagaggaggaggaggagagctcgGCTGAGGAGAGAGACGTCCTCCCCCACGACCTGCCTGTCATCTCGCCCCACGTTTTGGAGTATGACCCCACCCTTCCCAGCACCGGTCCCTCACACCGGCCTCAGAAGAGTCCGAAGAGGATGGGCGTCCACCACCTGCACCGCAAAGACAGCCTGACTCGAGCCCAGGAGCAAGGCACGCTGCTGGATTGa
- the tjap1 gene encoding tight junction-associated protein 1 isoform X1 → MTSSAPARKPYRKAPPQHRETRHAMPVAPTPPAPQPDINQVKLHAINTLPPPFKHRTHFTAAAKWPWSAGPLHSVPTSPLPFSDSEPEVSSLSSLELSIPSPSLLRSHTCLPNRIRTTAMGVTASDRHPTSPHCTSSPYQNLSPLNMSGLCQTSSLHNVFNNQSFPTHRSPAWKQTPTSGARRDNHGRIQTQTFVPPKGILKQPASLDVKHTYNIIRKSKSVELLDDSHVQGGAVCHQPTRSLDRAEQRMSALRRSSAPPLPSTTDWTWKMQILEEKVRFSNFLDEITCQVLSPAHLTLLGRSPCVEPVSPAPQLRHQNHRPAHRKQRPGGSSIDRTRRWDDWVTALQRPSCWYLQPLQREGAGQETPQQQCDITEEAGPKEEVLVANRGIKMKVQENKHRHPFYNLSLLSRIKEALTDADRIRILQQQNEDLRHRLSLSTHKMEAMEAEFDGNRHYMEAELSRTRDDLDKMRDKFRRLQNSYTASQRANQDLEEKLHALAAVSQTWVHALRKVERDKKTMDQEIVELTNKLLDAKNTIDRLEELNERYRHDCNLAVQLLKCNKSHFRNHKFADLPSELQDMLNKHMKTLSGGASGPQDPDTLSLTPADVVPTSVIARVLEKPEPLVLNSAQSSSCGRPVAEDVFVHVDMTGPAGAEGRGRDNGAAQEALQQNGSCRSQSSLDGLLGDEDGGGAPSFEKLNPYPVPPPPHPLYPGRKVIEFSSDDKVKIPKNSPLPNCTYATRQAISLSLVQNDDERLSPGSPVPSSSLTGGGGANQQTPPSQRDVASEPLSSQSSPFSSPPQALSVMASSGSSEEDLLSNWQRMFVEKMAPTCDNSLVHRTSFSSQMAKELQRRRQVGGGGASFDHHRTAYSDGEEGSSARSWTPSRGSSLDTDTDTEPRPGRRGLYGGGGSVEEGERLLMNLEDDGGSGDTPVTVASSPVNVHRKELEEEEESSAEERDVLPHDLPVISPHVLEYDPTLPSTGPSHRPQKSPKRMGVHHLHRKDSLTRAQEQGTLLD, encoded by the exons ATGACGAGCTCAGCCCCTGCCAGGAAGCCGTATCGTAAGGCTCCACCACAGCACCGCGAGACCCGCCATGCCATGCCCGTAGCTCCAACCCCACCTGCGCCGCAGCCCGACATCAATCAGGTAAAGCTACACGCTATAAACACACTCCCACCCCCTTTTAAGCACCGTACCCactttactgctgctgctaaatgGCCATGGAGCGCTGGGCCTCTGCACAGTGTCCCGACATCACCGCTCCCATTCTCGGACAGCGAGCCGGAAGTCTCTAGTTTGTCTAGTCTGGAGCTCTCCATACCATCACCATCGCTCCTCAGAAGCCACACCTGCCTCCCCAACAGGATCAGAACCACAGCGATGGGTGTTACGGCATCTGACCGGCATCCAACAAGTCCTCACTGCACGTCAAGCCCCTACCAAAACTTGAGTCCTCTTAACATGTCGGGCCTGTGCCAAACCTCCAGTCTTCACAATGTCTTCAACAACCAGAGTTTTCCAACACATCGAAGCCCTGCCTGGAAACAAACCCCCACCAGTGGCGCCAGAAGAGACAATCACGGTCGAATCCAGACACAGACTTTTGTCCCTCCGAAGGGCATCTTGAAGCAGCCGGCCTCTCTTGACGTGAAACACACCTACAATATCATCAGGAAATCAAAGTCAGTGGAGCTCCTGGATGACAGTCATGTGCAGGGCGGTGCTGTCTGCCACCAGCCAACGCGTTCACTGGACCGTGCAGAACAGCGGATGTCAGCCCTACGGCGTTCCTCGGCCCCGCCCTTGCCATCTACGACCGACTGGACTTGGAAGATGCAGATTTTGGAGGAAAAAGTTCGCTTCTCCAACTTTCTGGATGAAATCACTTGTCAAGTCCTGAGCCCCGCCCACCTCACCCTGCTGGGTAGGTCGCCCTGCGTAGAGCCAGTTAGCCCCGCTCCTCAGCTCAGACATCAAAACCACCGCCCTGCCCACAGGAAACAGCGGCCAGGGGGTTCATCCATTGACCGCACGAGGCGCTGGGATGACTGGGTGACGGCGCTGCAGCGTCCCAGTTGCTGGTACCTACAGCCCCTGCAGAGGGAGGGGGCAGGGCAGGAGACcccacagcagcagtgtgacatcacagaggagGCGGGGCCTAAGGAAGAAGTGTTGGTCGCGAATAgaggaataaaaatgaaagttcaggaaaacaaacatagaCATCCTTTCTATAATCTGTCACTGCTGTCCCGCATCAAG gagGCGTTAACAGACGCTGACAGGATAAG AATCCTCCAACAGCAGAACGAGGACCTGCGGCACCGCCTTTCTCTCTCCACCCACAAAATGGAGGCCATGGAGGCAGAGTTTGATGGCAACCGTCATTACATGGAGGCGGAGCTTAGCCGGACCAGAGATGACTTGGATAAGATGAGGGACAAGTTCCGCAG ACTCCAGAACAGCTACACAGCGTCTCAGAGAGCCAATCAGGatctggaagagaagcttcaCGCTCTG gCTGCTGTCAGTCAGACATGGGTTCATGCA CTACGGAAGGTGGAGAGGGACAAAAAGACGATGGACCAGGAGATTGTGGAGCTCACCAACAAACTGCTAGACGCCAAGAACACAATTGACCGACTGGAGGAGCTCAAC gaGCGATATCGACACGACTGTAATTTGGCCGTTCAGCTGCTCAAGTGCAACAAGTCACATTTCAGGAACCACAAGTTCGCAGAT ctgCCCTCCGAGCTTCAGGACATgttgaacaaacacatgaagactCTGTCGGGGGGGGCCTCGGGCCCTCAGGACCCGGACACGCTCAGTTTGACGCCTGCTGACGTTGTGCCGACCTCCGTCATCGCCCGGGTCCTGGAGAAACCAGAGCCACTAGTCCTGAATTCTGCCCAATCCAGCAGCTGCGGGCGACCTGTTGCTGAAGACGTCTTTGTGCACGTGGACATGACGGGCCCCGCTGGGGCCGAGGGACGGGGCCGGGACAACGGCGCTGCTCAGGAAGCGCTGCAGCAGAACGGGTCTTGTCGCAGTCAGAGCAGTCTGGATGGGCTGTTGGGGGACGAGGATGGAGGCGGGGCTCCGTCTTTCGAGAAGCTGAACCCATACCCGGTGCcgccacccccccaccccctgtaCCCCGGCCGCAAGGTCATCGAGTTCTCGTCCGACGATAAAGTGAAGATCCCCAAAAACTCGCCACTTCCCAACTGTACCTACGCCACACGGCAGGCCATCTCCCTGAGCCTAGTCCAAAATGATGATGAGCGTTTGTCCCCTGGCAGCCCCGTCCCCTCCTCATCCTTGACTGGGGGGGGCGGAGCAAACCAGCAAACACCACCTTCACAGCGGGATGTCGCCAGTGAGCCTTTATCCAGCCAGTCCAGCCCCTTCAGCAGCCCACCACAG GCGCTTAGCGTGATGGCAAGCTCTGGCAGTTCGGAGGAAGATCTTCTGTCCAACTGGCAGCGGATGTTTGTGGAGAAGATGGCGCCGACGTGCGACAACTCTCTGGTCCATCGCACGTCGTTCAGCAGTCAGATGGCTAAGGAGttgcagaggaggaggcaggtgggagggggtggggccTCCTTTGACCATCACAGGACGGCATACTCAGATGGCGAGGAGGGATCATCGGCAAGGAGCTGGACGCCAAGCCGTGGATCCAGCCTTGACACCGACACTGATACTGAGCCGCGACCTGGAAGGAGGGGACTGTATGGGGGGGGCGGCtcggtggaggagggagagaggctgCTGATGAACCTGGAGGATGACGGTGGTAGCGGGGACACGCCGGTCACAGTAGCATCCAGCCCCGTCAATGTCCACAGGAAAGAgctagaggaggaggaggagagctcgGCTGAGGAGAGAGACGTCCTCCCCCACGACCTGCCTGTCATCTCGCCCCACGTTTTGGAGTATGACCCCACCCTTCCCAGCACCGGTCCCTCACACCGGCCTCAGAAGAGTCCGAAGAGGATGGGCGTCCACCACCTGCACCGCAAAGACAGCCTGACTCGAGCCCAGGAGCAAGGCACGCTGCTGGATTGa
- the tjap1 gene encoding tight junction-associated protein 1 isoform X4: protein MTSSAPARKPYRKAPPQHRETRHAMPVAPTPPAPQPDINQEALTDADRIRILQQQNEDLRHRLSLSTHKMEAMEAEFDGNRHYMEAELSRTRDDLDKMRDKFRRLQNSYTASQRANQDLEEKLHALLRKVERDKKTMDQEIVELTNKLLDAKNTIDRLEELNERYRHDCNLAVQLLKCNKSHFRNHKFADLPSELQDMLNKHMKTLSGGASGPQDPDTLSLTPADVVPTSVIARVLEKPEPLVLNSAQSSSCGRPVAEDVFVHVDMTGPAGAEGRGRDNGAAQEALQQNGSCRSQSSLDGLLGDEDGGGAPSFEKLNPYPVPPPPHPLYPGRKVIEFSSDDKVKIPKNSPLPNCTYATRQAISLSLVQNDDERLSPGSPVPSSSLTGGGGANQQTPPSQRDVASEPLSSQSSPFSSPPQALSVMASSGSSEEDLLSNWQRMFVEKMAPTCDNSLVHRTSFSSQMAKELQRRRQVGGGGASFDHHRTAYSDGEEGSSARSWTPSRGSSLDTDTDTEPRPGRRGLYGGGGSVEEGERLLMNLEDDGGSGDTPVTVASSPVNVHRKELEEEEESSAEERDVLPHDLPVISPHVLEYDPTLPSTGPSHRPQKSPKRMGVHHLHRKDSLTRAQEQGTLLD from the exons ATGACGAGCTCAGCCCCTGCCAGGAAGCCGTATCGTAAGGCTCCACCACAGCACCGCGAGACCCGCCATGCCATGCCCGTAGCTCCAACCCCACCTGCGCCGCAGCCCGACATCAATCAG gagGCGTTAACAGACGCTGACAGGATAAG AATCCTCCAACAGCAGAACGAGGACCTGCGGCACCGCCTTTCTCTCTCCACCCACAAAATGGAGGCCATGGAGGCAGAGTTTGATGGCAACCGTCATTACATGGAGGCGGAGCTTAGCCGGACCAGAGATGACTTGGATAAGATGAGGGACAAGTTCCGCAG ACTCCAGAACAGCTACACAGCGTCTCAGAGAGCCAATCAGGatctggaagagaagcttcaCGCTCTG CTACGGAAGGTGGAGAGGGACAAAAAGACGATGGACCAGGAGATTGTGGAGCTCACCAACAAACTGCTAGACGCCAAGAACACAATTGACCGACTGGAGGAGCTCAAC gaGCGATATCGACACGACTGTAATTTGGCCGTTCAGCTGCTCAAGTGCAACAAGTCACATTTCAGGAACCACAAGTTCGCAGAT ctgCCCTCCGAGCTTCAGGACATgttgaacaaacacatgaagactCTGTCGGGGGGGGCCTCGGGCCCTCAGGACCCGGACACGCTCAGTTTGACGCCTGCTGACGTTGTGCCGACCTCCGTCATCGCCCGGGTCCTGGAGAAACCAGAGCCACTAGTCCTGAATTCTGCCCAATCCAGCAGCTGCGGGCGACCTGTTGCTGAAGACGTCTTTGTGCACGTGGACATGACGGGCCCCGCTGGGGCCGAGGGACGGGGCCGGGACAACGGCGCTGCTCAGGAAGCGCTGCAGCAGAACGGGTCTTGTCGCAGTCAGAGCAGTCTGGATGGGCTGTTGGGGGACGAGGATGGAGGCGGGGCTCCGTCTTTCGAGAAGCTGAACCCATACCCGGTGCcgccacccccccaccccctgtaCCCCGGCCGCAAGGTCATCGAGTTCTCGTCCGACGATAAAGTGAAGATCCCCAAAAACTCGCCACTTCCCAACTGTACCTACGCCACACGGCAGGCCATCTCCCTGAGCCTAGTCCAAAATGATGATGAGCGTTTGTCCCCTGGCAGCCCCGTCCCCTCCTCATCCTTGACTGGGGGGGGCGGAGCAAACCAGCAAACACCACCTTCACAGCGGGATGTCGCCAGTGAGCCTTTATCCAGCCAGTCCAGCCCCTTCAGCAGCCCACCACAG GCGCTTAGCGTGATGGCAAGCTCTGGCAGTTCGGAGGAAGATCTTCTGTCCAACTGGCAGCGGATGTTTGTGGAGAAGATGGCGCCGACGTGCGACAACTCTCTGGTCCATCGCACGTCGTTCAGCAGTCAGATGGCTAAGGAGttgcagaggaggaggcaggtgggagggggtggggccTCCTTTGACCATCACAGGACGGCATACTCAGATGGCGAGGAGGGATCATCGGCAAGGAGCTGGACGCCAAGCCGTGGATCCAGCCTTGACACCGACACTGATACTGAGCCGCGACCTGGAAGGAGGGGACTGTATGGGGGGGGCGGCtcggtggaggagggagagaggctgCTGATGAACCTGGAGGATGACGGTGGTAGCGGGGACACGCCGGTCACAGTAGCATCCAGCCCCGTCAATGTCCACAGGAAAGAgctagaggaggaggaggagagctcgGCTGAGGAGAGAGACGTCCTCCCCCACGACCTGCCTGTCATCTCGCCCCACGTTTTGGAGTATGACCCCACCCTTCCCAGCACCGGTCCCTCACACCGGCCTCAGAAGAGTCCGAAGAGGATGGGCGTCCACCACCTGCACCGCAAAGACAGCCTGACTCGAGCCCAGGAGCAAGGCACGCTGCTGGATTGa